From Actinopolyspora lacussalsi, a single genomic window includes:
- a CDS encoding NhaA family Na+:H+ antiporter (product_source=KO:K03313; cath_funfam=1.20.1530.10; cog=COG3004; ko=KO:K03313; pfam=PF06965; superfamily=48179; tigrfam=TIGR00773; transmembrane_helix_parts=Inside_1_1,TMhelix_2_24,Outside_25_38,TMhelix_39_61,Inside_62_77,TMhelix_78_97,Outside_98_106,TMhelix_107_129,Inside_130_135,TMhelix_136_158,Outside_159_161,TMhelix_162_179,Inside_180_187,TMhelix_188_210,Outside_211_239,TMhelix_240_262,Inside_263_273,TMhelix_274_296,Outside_297_315,TMhelix_316_338,Inside_339_344,TMhelix_345_364,Outside_365_375): MFMLAATVVALVAANSPVSHLYAAVRDFTIGPHFLHLDLTVGEWAKDGLLAIFFFVAGLELKRELVLGDLADRKKATLPVLAALGGMVVPAVLAVAIGHGAPGAAQAWAIPVATDIAFALGVLSLTASAMPTTARVFLLSLAVVDDLGAIIVIAVLFTSGMNLIALLVAVLLCVGYWYAQHRRIRTSWLYVPLAVAAWVAVHSSGVHATIAGVALGLLTRVRPDPYEQASPSMRLEHRLQPWSAALVVPVFALFAAGVPVGLDALSNVFQDRIAIAVMVGLVVGKLIGIFGTSFVAIKLGFGSPPQGVTWSDLFALAMLGGVGFTVSLLIADLSLAGAAADRAKAAVLIASAVASIVATLMLVFRKQHSSTAHTT; encoded by the coding sequence ATGTTCATGCTCGCTGCCACGGTGGTCGCGCTGGTAGCCGCCAACTCCCCGGTATCGCACCTTTACGCGGCGGTTCGTGACTTCACGATCGGTCCGCACTTCCTGCACCTGGACCTCACCGTGGGGGAGTGGGCCAAGGACGGTCTGCTGGCCATCTTCTTCTTCGTGGCAGGACTGGAGCTCAAGCGCGAGCTGGTCCTGGGTGACCTGGCCGACCGCAAGAAGGCCACGCTGCCGGTGCTCGCCGCGCTCGGCGGCATGGTCGTGCCCGCCGTGCTGGCTGTCGCCATCGGACACGGTGCGCCCGGCGCCGCCCAGGCGTGGGCGATCCCGGTGGCCACCGACATCGCCTTCGCGCTCGGTGTGCTCTCCCTGACGGCCTCGGCCATGCCCACCACCGCCCGCGTCTTCCTGCTCAGCCTCGCCGTGGTGGACGACCTGGGGGCCATCATCGTCATCGCGGTGCTGTTCACCAGCGGGATGAACCTGATCGCGCTGCTGGTGGCGGTGCTGCTCTGCGTGGGTTACTGGTACGCCCAGCACCGCCGCATTCGGACCTCGTGGCTCTACGTGCCGCTGGCTGTGGCCGCCTGGGTCGCGGTGCACAGCAGCGGAGTGCACGCCACGATCGCCGGTGTGGCGCTCGGCCTGCTCACCAGGGTTCGTCCCGATCCCTACGAACAGGCATCGCCCTCGATGCGGCTGGAACACCGGTTGCAACCGTGGTCGGCTGCCCTGGTGGTGCCCGTGTTCGCGTTGTTCGCCGCCGGTGTCCCGGTCGGGCTGGACGCGCTCAGCAACGTCTTCCAGGACCGGATCGCGATCGCGGTCATGGTCGGGTTGGTGGTCGGCAAGCTGATCGGGATCTTCGGTACCTCGTTCGTCGCCATCAAGCTCGGGTTCGGCAGTCCCCCGCAGGGGGTCACCTGGAGTGACCTGTTCGCACTGGCGATGCTGGGTGGTGTCGGCTTCACCGTCAGCCTGCTGATCGCCGATCTCTCGCTGGCGGGGGCGGCGGCCGACCGGGCCAAGGCAGCCGTGCTGATCGCTTCCGCGGTCGCCTCGATCGTGGCCACGTTGATGCTGGTCTTCCGCAAGCAGCACAGCTCCACGGCTCACACGACCTGA
- a CDS encoding putative membrane protein YqjE (product_source=COG5393; cog=COG5393; pfam=PF07332; superfamily=103473; transmembrane_helix_parts=Inside_1_75,TMhelix_76_98,Outside_99_107,TMhelix_108_130,Inside_131_168), whose translation MNSSQNKQHDGAGTTAESAVTSIPLSEEGTGSGGEQSIGSLGRDVATHLSSLVRGELELAKAEISNEARKALKGSVYFVLALTVLAFSSFFLFFTLAEGLHALGLWRWASFGIVFLVMLLVTIVLALFGYRRVRKISAPRRTMDSLRETAQLRHRHSQDSAERPQPSE comes from the coding sequence GTGAACAGCTCCCAGAACAAACAACACGACGGGGCCGGCACCACCGCCGAGTCGGCCGTGACCTCGATTCCGTTGTCCGAAGAGGGCACCGGTTCCGGAGGCGAGCAGTCCATCGGCTCCCTGGGGCGGGACGTCGCCACGCATCTGTCCTCGTTGGTGCGTGGTGAGCTGGAGCTGGCCAAGGCCGAGATCTCGAATGAGGCTCGCAAGGCCCTCAAGGGCAGTGTCTACTTCGTCCTGGCACTGACGGTGCTGGCCTTCAGCAGCTTTTTCCTGTTCTTCACCCTCGCCGAGGGGCTCCACGCGCTCGGACTGTGGCGCTGGGCCTCCTTCGGCATCGTGTTCCTGGTCATGCTGCTGGTGACCATCGTACTGGCCCTGTTCGGCTACCGGCGCGTGCGCAAGATATCGGCCCCCAGGCGAACGATGGACTCGTTGCGCGAGACCGCGCAGCTGCGCCACCGGCACTCGCAGGACTCCGCCGAGCGGCCTCAGCCTTCCGAATGA
- a CDS encoding acetyl-CoA synthetase (product_source=KO:K01895; cath_funfam=2.30.38.10,3.30.300.30,3.40.50.980; cog=COG0365; ko=KO:K01895; pfam=PF00501,PF13193,PF16177; superfamily=56801; tigrfam=TIGR02188) has translation MSQPDGQSNTLDNLLEENRTFPPAADFAAQANATAELHDRAAEDRLGFWAEQARRLQWDSDWDQVLDWSNAPFAKWFVGGRLNVAHNCVDRHVEAGNGDRVAIYWEGEPGDSRRITYSELRDEVSRTANALTELGVGSGDRVAIYLPMLPEAVFAMLACARLGALHSVVFGGFSSEALRSRINDAEAKVVITCDGQFRRGSAAPLKANVDEAVTDTPSVEHVLVVRRTASEVGWDADRDLWWHDVVDRQSATHTPESFDSEHPLFILYTSGTTGKPKGILHTSGGYLTQAAYTHNAVFDLKPESDVYWCTADIGWVTGHTYIVYGPLANGASQVIYEGTPNSPHEGRHWEIVQKYGVTTYYTAPTLIRTFMKWGAEIPAQYDLSTLRVLGTVGEPINPEAWTWFREHIGSGRTPIVDTWWQTETGGIMISPLPGVTSAKPGSAQQPLPGLSATVVDESGTPVGRGEGGLLVLDKPWPGMLRGIWGDDQRFRDTYWARFAEQGYYFAGDGAKYDSDGDIWLLGRVDDVMNVSGHRISTTEVESALVSHPTVAEAAVVGAEDATTGQGIVAFVILRGGSGEDAGGDTAISTLREHVAHEIGPIAKPRQIMVVSELPKTRSGKIMRRLLRDVAENRQVGDVSTLADSSVMDQISAGMKSGGDD, from the coding sequence ATGAGTCAGCCCGACGGGCAGAGCAACACGTTGGACAACCTGCTCGAGGAGAACAGGACGTTCCCACCCGCAGCGGACTTCGCGGCGCAGGCGAACGCCACCGCCGAACTCCACGACCGGGCAGCCGAGGACCGGTTGGGCTTCTGGGCGGAGCAGGCCCGTCGCTTACAGTGGGACTCCGACTGGGACCAAGTGCTGGACTGGTCGAACGCCCCCTTCGCGAAGTGGTTCGTCGGAGGCAGGCTCAACGTCGCCCACAACTGCGTGGACCGGCACGTCGAAGCGGGCAACGGCGACCGGGTGGCGATCTACTGGGAGGGCGAACCCGGCGACTCGCGCAGGATCACCTACTCCGAGCTGCGTGACGAGGTCTCCAGGACCGCCAACGCGCTGACCGAACTCGGGGTCGGCTCGGGTGACCGCGTCGCGATCTACCTGCCGATGCTGCCCGAGGCAGTGTTCGCCATGCTCGCCTGCGCCCGGCTGGGTGCCCTGCACAGCGTGGTCTTCGGCGGGTTCTCCTCGGAGGCGTTGCGCAGCCGGATCAACGACGCCGAGGCCAAAGTGGTCATCACCTGCGACGGTCAGTTCCGGCGCGGTTCGGCGGCGCCGCTGAAGGCCAACGTCGACGAGGCCGTCACCGACACCCCCAGCGTCGAGCACGTGCTGGTCGTGCGTCGCACCGCGAGCGAGGTCGGCTGGGACGCCGACCGGGACCTCTGGTGGCACGACGTGGTCGACCGGCAGAGCGCGACGCACACACCCGAGTCGTTCGACTCCGAACACCCGCTGTTCATCCTCTACACCTCGGGCACCACCGGCAAGCCCAAGGGCATCCTGCACACCTCGGGCGGCTACCTGACGCAGGCCGCCTACACCCACAACGCGGTGTTCGACCTCAAGCCGGAATCCGATGTGTACTGGTGCACCGCCGACATCGGCTGGGTCACCGGGCACACCTACATCGTCTACGGGCCGTTGGCCAACGGCGCCAGCCAGGTCATCTACGAGGGCACCCCCAACAGCCCGCACGAGGGCAGGCACTGGGAGATCGTGCAGAAGTACGGGGTGACCACCTACTACACGGCCCCGACCCTGATCCGTACCTTCATGAAGTGGGGAGCCGAGATCCCCGCTCAGTACGACCTGTCCACCCTGCGGGTGCTCGGAACCGTGGGCGAACCGATCAACCCCGAGGCGTGGACCTGGTTCCGCGAGCACATCGGGAGCGGCCGCACGCCCATCGTTGACACCTGGTGGCAGACCGAGACCGGCGGCATCATGATCTCTCCGCTTCCCGGTGTGACCTCGGCCAAGCCCGGTTCCGCGCAGCAGCCGCTGCCCGGACTGTCGGCCACCGTGGTCGACGAGAGCGGCACGCCGGTCGGCAGGGGAGAAGGCGGTCTGCTGGTGCTCGACAAGCCCTGGCCCGGCATGCTGCGCGGTATCTGGGGCGACGACCAGCGCTTCAGGGACACCTACTGGGCGCGGTTCGCCGAGCAGGGCTACTACTTCGCCGGTGACGGTGCCAAGTACGACAGCGACGGCGACATCTGGCTGCTGGGCCGGGTGGACGACGTCATGAACGTCTCCGGGCACCGCATCTCCACCACCGAGGTGGAGTCCGCCCTGGTCTCGCACCCCACGGTCGCCGAGGCCGCCGTGGTGGGCGCCGAGGACGCCACCACCGGCCAGGGCATCGTCGCGTTCGTCATCCTGCGCGGTGGCAGCGGCGAGGACGCGGGCGGCGACACGGCCATCTCCACCCTGCGGGAGCACGTGGCGCACGAGATCGGCCCCATCGCCAAGCCCCGGCAGATCATGGTGGTTTCCGAGCTGCCCAAGACCCGGTCCGGCAAGATCATGCGCAGGCTGTTGCGCGACGTGGCGGAGAACCGTCAGGTCGGGGACGTCTCCACCCTCGCCGATTCGAGCGTCATGGATCAGATCAGTGCCGGGATGAAGTCCGGAGGCGACGACTGA
- a CDS encoding S1-C subfamily serine protease (product_source=COG0265; cath_funfam=2.40.10.10; cog=COG0265; pfam=PF02674,PF13365; superfamily=50494; transmembrane_helix_parts=Outside_1_3,TMhelix_4_20,Inside_21_26,TMhelix_27_49,Outside_50_58,TMhelix_59_81,Inside_82_100,TMhelix_101_123,Outside_124_395), producing MNWVDLLVVALAVLAAASGARHGMVTAALSFIGVLAGAIVGVRSAPLLLEQLDSAAARIGFGIGLVVLLVALGETAGMWAGHQLRERITGHRRLIGVDNTLGALLQGVAVFVVAWLVALPLTSASALPGLAGSVSRSSVLRTVDSMMPDAARELPSELRKVLGVSGFPDAVQPFSRTPVARIEAPNPALARSEVVRDLRPSIVKIRGRAPECGRALEGTGFVVAPNRVVTNAHVVAGTDSVFVEIGRGRFAANVVLFDEEEDVAVLSVPALDAEPLEFVSQPANSGTNVIVLGYPLDGPYTASAGRVRERIDLRGPNIYGEDTVTRDVYTVRAQVQSGNSGGPLINPDGEVVGLVFGAAVDDPNTGFALTASEVADEVAAAPTLSSEVATGVCTE from the coding sequence GTGAACTGGGTCGACTTGCTCGTGGTGGCGCTGGCGGTACTGGCCGCCGCGTCCGGCGCGCGCCACGGCATGGTCACCGCGGCACTGTCGTTCATCGGAGTACTCGCCGGTGCGATCGTCGGAGTGCGCTCGGCACCGCTGCTGCTCGAACAGCTCGACAGCGCGGCTGCCCGAATCGGATTCGGGATCGGCCTCGTCGTGCTGCTCGTGGCGCTGGGCGAGACGGCGGGCATGTGGGCGGGCCACCAACTTCGGGAACGGATCACCGGGCACCGGAGACTGATCGGCGTCGACAACACGCTGGGTGCCCTGCTGCAGGGCGTGGCGGTGTTCGTGGTGGCCTGGCTGGTGGCGCTGCCACTGACCTCCGCCTCGGCGCTGCCGGGGCTCGCGGGCAGCGTCAGCAGGTCGAGCGTGCTGCGCACCGTGGATTCGATGATGCCCGACGCCGCGCGCGAACTGCCGTCCGAACTGCGGAAGGTGCTGGGGGTCAGCGGGTTCCCGGACGCGGTACAACCGTTCTCCCGCACACCGGTGGCCCGCATCGAGGCGCCGAACCCGGCGCTGGCACGCAGCGAGGTGGTGCGGGATCTCCGCCCCAGCATCGTCAAGATACGCGGCAGGGCTCCGGAGTGCGGACGCGCACTGGAGGGAACCGGCTTCGTCGTGGCCCCGAACAGAGTGGTCACCAACGCCCACGTGGTCGCGGGCACCGACAGCGTGTTCGTGGAGATCGGCCGGGGGCGCTTCGCGGCCAACGTGGTGCTCTTCGACGAGGAGGAGGACGTGGCCGTGCTGTCCGTTCCCGCGCTGGACGCGGAGCCGTTGGAGTTCGTCTCACAGCCCGCGAACTCCGGCACGAACGTGATCGTGCTCGGTTACCCGCTGGACGGCCCCTACACCGCCTCGGCGGGCAGGGTCCGGGAGCGGATCGACCTGCGCGGGCCGAACATCTACGGCGAGGACACGGTGACGCGCGATGTGTACACCGTGCGCGCCCAGGTGCAGAGCGGCAACTCCGGAGGTCCACTCATCAACCCGGACGGTGAAGTGGTCGGCCTGGTGTTCGGTGCCGCCGTCGACGATCCGAATACCGGGTTCGCGCTGACCGCGTCCGAGGTGGCCGACGAGGTGGCAGCGGCACCCACCCTGTCGTCGGAGGTGGCGACCGGTGTTTGCACCGAGTGA